GAAGGTGCCGTCGGTACGACGGCGGTACAGACCGAAGCCGACCGCCACGACGACGGCGGCCAGGAGCAACACGAGTCCGGGGTTCACAATTCTCCTTCAACGGCGACGGCGGCCCCCGGATTCCGGGAGCCGCCGTCGTCGTGCATCACAGTCCTCGCAGGCCTCAGATGGAGATGAGGACCTCGGCGACCGAGCCGGTCTGCGCCTGGACGACGCGGTCGACCGGGTCGGCCTTGGGAGCCAGGGTCCGCAGGGTCCACTGGCCGTCGCCGGCGAAGAACCGGAAGTGGCCCGTGGCGGAGGTCGGGACCTCCGCGGTGAACTCGCCGGACTTGTCGAGCAGCCGCACGTAGGCGCTCGCCACCGGGGTGGCGTCCTCGCCCGTGCCGCGCACGACCTGGCCCTGGATCACGGCCTCCTTGGCGACGTTGACGCCGTCAAGCGACAGGCCGCCGACCTTCGCGCCGCACATCAGGCGTCACCGGGCTCGTCGCCGAGCGCGATCGGGACGCCGACGAGGGAGCCGTACTCGGTCCACGAGCCGTCGTAGTTCTTGACGTTCTTCTTGCCGAGCAGCTCCTGCAGCACGAACCAGGTCAGCGAGGAGCGCTCACCGATGCGGCACAGCGCGATGGTGTCCTTGTCCTCGTCGAAGCCGACCTCGGCGTACAGCGCCTGCAGCTCCTCGCCCGACTTGAAGGTGCCGTCGTCGTTGGCGTTCTTGCTCCACGGGACGTTGACCGAGGTCGGGATGTGGCCGGCGCGCTGCGACTGCTCCTGCGGGAGGTGGGCCGGGGCGAGGAGGCGACCGGCGTACTCGTCGGGGCTGCGCACGTCGACCAGGTTCTGCGCACCGATCGCGGCGACGACGTCGTCGCGGAAGGCGCGGATGGAGCGGTCCTGCTCCTGGGCGGTGTACGACGTCTCGGCGCGCTGCGGCAGCTCGTCGGTCAGCTCGCGGCTGTCGAGCTCCCACTTCTTGCGGCCGCCGTCCATGAGCTTGACGTCCTGGTGGCCGTACAGCTTGAAGTACCAGTACGCGTAGGCCGCGAACCAGTTGTTGTTGCCGCCGTAGAGGATCACGGTGTCGTCGTTGGCGACGCCA
This genomic interval from Nocardioides kongjuensis contains the following:
- a CDS encoding DUF1416 domain-containing protein; the protein is MCGAKVGGLSLDGVNVAKEAVIQGQVVRGTGEDATPVASAYVRLLDKSGEFTAEVPTSATGHFRFFAGDGQWTLRTLAPKADPVDRVVQAQTGSVAEVLISI
- a CDS encoding sulfurtransferase; translation: MSRENSLVSTQWVEDNLGADKVVIIEVDEDTTAYDKGHIKGAIKLDWTTDLQDQVRRDFVNKEQFEALLSSRGVANDDTVILYGGNNNWFAAYAYWYFKLYGHQDVKLMDGGRKKWELDSRELTDELPQRAETSYTAQEQDRSIRAFRDDVVAAIGAQNLVDVRSPDEYAGRLLAPAHLPQEQSQRAGHIPTSVNVPWSKNANDDGTFKSGEELQALYAEVGFDEDKDTIALCRIGERSSLTWFVLQELLGKKNVKNYDGSWTEYGSLVGVPIALGDEPGDA